One region of Trichosurus vulpecula isolate mTriVul1 chromosome 1, mTriVul1.pri, whole genome shotgun sequence genomic DNA includes:
- the NGRN gene encoding neugrin: MAAACSFGRASRFRAAAWSRFVVRGVAGPPGTGPTLGPDLGDFEHDLDSDWEPERELQEMERALKQQKKKIRFQKICTQMETSGAPQRVLTRNAMEQIRYLHKEFSEDWSVPKLAEGFGVSTDVIRRFLKSKFVPTLKQEIKQDQKILSKARLTHHPQKQLALQEHPPLPTSTGHLVSESMPVSGREALSHLCHKGQNYTSASQEKEKNPQSWKTPRSQVRDKVSQILGKERHMALVEALGDHREEQSISSSPRKQNRPEGPHTDGQLSKEEEEVVNEPETDGKEFNSKVFQKGREFFDSTGTFLYRI; the protein is encoded by the coding sequence ATGGCAGCTGCCTGTAGCTTCGGGCGGGCCTCGCGGTTCCGCGCCGCCGCATGGTCTCGGTTCGTGGTGCGCGGTGTGGCGGGGCCGCCCGGGACTGGCCCGACCCTGGGTCCTGACCTAGGGGACTTCGAGCACGACCTGGATTCGGACTGGGAGCCGGAGCGGGAGCTGCAAGAGATGGAGAGAGCTCtgaaacaacagaagaaaaagattCGATTCCAGAAAATCTGCACACAGATGGAAACCTCAGGTGCCCCACAAAGGGTCCTGACTAGGAATGCCATGGAGCAGATCCGGTATTTACACAAGGAATTCTCTGAGGACTGGTCAGTTCCCAAATTAGCGGAAGGCTTTGGAGTCAGCACTGATGTGATCAGAAGGTTTTTAAAGAGTAAGTTTGTTCCCACACTGAAGCAGGAAATCAAGCAAGATCAGAAGATCCTCAGTAAAGCTAGGCTCACCCACCATCCACAGAAGCAGCTTGCTTTACAAGAGCATCCACCACTGCCAACCTCTACAGGTCATCTAGTCTCAGAATCAATGCCAGTATCAGGACGTGAGGCCCTGTCACACCTCTGTCATAAGGGCCAAAATTACACTTCAGCTTcgcaggaaaaagagaagaatccTCAGAGTTGGAAAACTCCAAGAAGCCAGGTTAGGGACAAAGTATCTCAGATACTGGGGAAGGAGAGGCATATGGCTCTAGTTGAAGCCTTGGGTGATCATAGAGAAGAGCAGAGCATATCGTCTTCACCCAGGAAGCAAAATCGACCAGAAGGGCCTCACACTGATGGGCAGCTgagtaaggaggaagaagaggtagTAAATGAACCAGAGACAGATGGCAAGGAATTTAACAGCAAAGTATTTCAGAAAGGGAGGGAGTTCTTTGATAGCACTGGAACCTTTCTTTATAGGATTTAA